From one Culex quinquefasciatus strain JHB chromosome 3, VPISU_Cqui_1.0_pri_paternal, whole genome shotgun sequence genomic stretch:
- the LOC6046163 gene encoding uncharacterized protein LOC6046163, whose translation MKFQEVLTISIVVIALVSCNECDHESCDQRKKFCARSESKYCECDASLQKHVRSCPGGEVFNVRFGTCGVGAAQKQPCMLYRQGKGLK comes from the exons ATGAAGTTTCAGGAAG ttTTAACTATTTCGATTGTTGTAATTGCACTTGTGAGTTGTAAT GAGTGTGACCACGAAAGCTGCGACCAGAGGAAAAAGTTCTGCGCCAGAAGTGAGTCCAAGTACTGCGAGTGTGACGCGAGCTTGCAGAAGCACGTCCGGTCCTGCCCCGGCGGGGAGGTGTTCAACGTCCGGTTCGGAACGTGTGGGGTGGGAGCTGCCCAGAAACAGCCGTGTATGCTGTACAGACAAGGGAAGGGGTTGAAATAA